The Synergistaceae bacterium DNA window AGGAAAACATCTCATGCCCGAACATCCCAGAGAAAAGCAAACTGGCTCGGAGCATTGAGCGCACCAGTAACAATTAATTGTCCTCATTGCGGTGAGGTAACGCTAGCACATCATGCCTGCCCTTCATGCGGTTATTATCGCGGCCGCCAAGTAGTGAAGGTTAAGACAGAAGCAGCAGCAAGTTAATTAGTTATAAGTCAGGAGAATACGAAAATTTTAGAAATAGGCCGGAGGTGTGTATAAATGCATGTCTCCGGCTTTATTAAGAGGGATAATATAATGAACGAAGAAAAATTTTATTTCCAGTCAGAGACAGCCGGCTTGCTAAAGATGATGATTAACTCTGTTTACTCGAACAGGGATATATTTTTGCGCGAGTTAATATCAAATGCCTCTGATGCTTTAGACAAAAGACGTATAGAATGCTTGAAGAATTCAGAACTAGCCGAGAATGAGAAGCCGGAAATA harbors:
- the rpmF gene encoding 50S ribosomal protein L32 gives rise to the protein MATPKRKTSHARTSQRKANWLGALSAPVTINCPHCGEVTLAHHACPSCGYYRGRQVVKVKTEAAAS